In Nymphaea colorata isolate Beijing-Zhang1983 chromosome 3, ASM883128v2, whole genome shotgun sequence, a genomic segment contains:
- the LOC116251078 gene encoding pentatricopeptide repeat-containing protein At1g13040, mitochondrial-like: MSRPSHSLWVMGMAHGHNPTKFSYKNQNWRRPLLDLFDSGRKDEPYLISVLRICRIIQSREWCPGTEIKLKLLGIQLNTYIVNQVLKADMDSNVAFSFFMWAESQFGYKHIYFTYKSIISILLRDRKLELLADVLWRIQENRFLMHRSLYRLLISGYVKLGEVHLAIQTFDQMVASDCVVFAVDYNRFIGVLIKENHFDLVKKYYLRMMKEGFSLSTFTYSRLISGLCQKNDLDFVHYLLLDMYKIGIVPDSWACNIYLNYLCKENKLDLALKVMDEMSERGREPDMVTYTTLINGFCKVKRFQKATEVWNYMIEIFPSVDVVACGTLVFSLCSHKKVDLAYDAVMKMAKKKIQVSAAIYNALISGFCRAGSVDKATAMVVFMRQNGLKPDAVTYNILLNYFCDKLMLDKASRLVKRMKKSGVEPDAYSYNQLLKGLCRANQLDQAYAMVTKMQTAGLCNMVSCNTIIGALCKANRIGVAYKLFREMVEKDLLPDIVTYNTLIHGSFRKGFLDLAEELFEQLVRHGLVPDVILYTTMVDHLCKTGRIDRASNIFHDMKANGVAPDVITYNALIGGLCKEFKVRKAMDLYEEMVGNGCHPDEVTYKLVIGGLIREAKIQMACKVWDQMMQNGYALDATTSETLISALHMNDKFETNAKRFGRAVVPFSLQR, from the coding sequence ATGAGCAGGCCCTCTCATTCTTTATGGGTCATGGGTATGGCTCATGGCCACAACCCAACAAAATTTTCCTACAAAAATCAGAATTGGAGAAGACCGCTTCTTGATCTCTTCGACTCTGGGAGAAAAGATGAGCCTTATCTGATTTCAGTGCTTCGAATTTGTCGGATCATCCAGTCTCGGGAATGGTGTCCTGGGACAgagataaaattgaaattgttGGGCATACAGTTGAACACTTATATTGTTAATCAAGTGCTAAAGGCTGACATGGATTCCAATGtggcattttcctttttcatgtggGCAGAGTCGCAGTTTGGTTACAAACACATCTACTTCACGTACAAATCAATTATCTCCATACTGCTTAGGGACAGGAAACTTGAGCTGCTAGCTGATGTGCTTTGGAGAATTCAGGAGAATAGGTTCCTAATGCACCGGTCACTATATAGACTTCTCATCTCTGGCTATGTGAAGTTAGGGGAGGTACATCTAGCGATTCAGACATTTGACCAAATGGTTGCATCTGATTGTGTGGTTTTTGCTGTTGATTACAATCGATTCATTGGTGTCTTGATAAAGGAGAACCATTTTGATTTGGTTAAGAAGTATTACCTGCGAATGATGAAGGAAGGCTTCTCTTTGAGTACCTTTACTTACTCCAGACTTATTTCTGGTTTGTGCCAGAAAAACGACCTTGATTTCGTGCACTATCTTCTTCTTGACATGTATAAAATTGGCATTGTTCCAGATAGTTGGGCATGTAACATATATTTGAACTACTTGTGTAAGGAGAACAAGTTGGATCTTGCTCTGAAGGTAATGGATGAAATGTCTGAGCGGGGAAGAGAACCCGATATGGTCACATATACAACACTTATAAATGGATTTTGCAAGGTCAAGAGGTTTCAGAAAGCGACTGAAGTTTGGAACTACATGATTGAAATATTTCCATCCGTTGATGTGGTAGCATGCGGGACGTTGGTTTTTAGCCTGTGCAGTCACAAGAAAGTAGATTTAGCTTATGATGCTGTCATGAAAATGGCCAAGAAGAAAATACAAGTAAGTGCCGCCATTTATAATGCATTGATCAGTGGATTTTGCAGAGCTGGCAGTGTTGACAAGGCTACAGCCATGGTAGTGTTCATGAGACAGAATGGCCTCAAGCCTGATGCTGTCACTTACAATATCCTTCTGAACTACTTCTGTGATAAACTGATGCTCGACAAGGCTAGCAGGCTagtgaaaagaatgaaaaaaagtggGGTAGAACCTGATGCTTATAGTTACAATCAGCTTCTGAAAGGGCTATGCAGAGCAAATCAGCTGGACCAGGCATATGCAATGGTGACGAAGATGCAAACTGCTGGTTTGTGTAACATGGTTTCTTGTAACACCATTATTGGAGCACTTTGCAAGGCCAACAGAATAGGTGTGGCCTACAAATTGTTCAGGGAAATGGTTGAAAAAGATCTATTACCAGATATTGTTACTTACAACACTTTGATACATGGCTCTTTCAGGAAAGGGTTTCTAGATTTGGCAGAGGAGCTCTTTGAGCAGCTGGTGAGACATGGGTTGGTTCCAGATGTCATTTTGTACACAACCATGGTTGATCACCTATGTAAGACTGGTCGCATCGATAGAGCTTCAAATATCTTTCATGACATGAAAGCGAACGGTGTTGCTCCTGATGTTATAACATATAATGCATTAATTGGTGGGCTCTGTAAGGAATTTAAGGTCAGGAAAGCAATGGATCTTTATGAAGAGATGGTAGGCAATGGATGCCATCCAGATGAGGTGACATACAAATTAGTAATTGGTGGGCTTATAAGAGAAGCAAAGATCCAAATGGCATGTAAAGTATGGGATCAAATGATGCAAAATGGATATGCTCTTGATGCAACAACTTCTGAGACTTTGATTAGTGCACTTCACATGAATGATAAATTTGAAACAAATGCAAAAAGATTTGGAAGGGCAGTTGTGCCATTTAGTTTACAAAGGTAA